The following are encoded in a window of Psilocybe cubensis strain MGC-MH-2018 chromosome 4, whole genome shotgun sequence genomic DNA:
- a CDS encoding putative transporter (putative transporter C1002.16c), translated as MDRTSSRTSGDPEKHESSISEASASANPSPALLLDPAMQKKVWRKMDLWIIPVVTMFYLLSFLDRSNIGNARVAGLQKDLHMTNKQYSIALTVTYVPYIAAELPSNLVLKIVGPNWLLPTMLTLWGIVTALQGVVTTYEGLLACRFFLGLFEGGVFPGLVLYLSFFYPRLMLQWRVSAFFSAASISGAFSGLLAYGIVNMDGVGGRRGWEWIFILEGVFTVAFGLVSFFLLPRSPAHAHFLTKEEKEYVHAVLKEDGATGKSEADDNHSWTEVIKAFKLPQVWILSVTLFFDGTILFGLAYFAPSIVQGLGYTANRAQLMTVPPFAVAFGLAMVGAYVSDRYRCRGYITMFGSLLCVIGFAMFLGSNRQRVRYGSLFFSIPGTYLVAPTLSTWNANNAAPYTRRATAIAIGFIFTNSGGILATWLLGNLSPGPAYKLATRVLLSFSALMVATAALNTWYLWNENKKKAVIRGKITRDQEKPGLGDRSAWFEYAL; from the exons ATGGACAGGACATCCTCTCGCACGTCTGGTGATCCTGAAAAACATGAATCAAGTATCAGTGAAGCCAGTGCATCTGCGAATCCTTCACCTGCCCTTCTGTTGGATCCCGCCATGCAGAAAAAAGTCTGGCGTAAAATGGACCTGTGGATCATTCCCGTGGTGACCATGTTTTACCTCCTGTCATTTTTG GATCGCTCAAACATTGGAAACGCCCGAGTGGCGGGTCTCCAGAAAGATCTTCATATGACCAACAAGCAATACAGTATAGCTCTAACTGTTACATATGTTCCTTATATTGCGGCAGAGCTTCCATCGAATCTTGTCCTTAAG ATCGTCGGGCCAAATTGGCTGTTGCCAACGATGCTAACCCTCTGGGGTATTGTTACTGCGCTGCAAG GTGTTGTCACCACATACGAGGGACTGTTGGCATGTCGATTTTTCCTTGGTCTTTTTGAGG GTGGTGTCTTCCCTGGCCTGGTGCTTTATTTATCGTTTTTCTATCCTCGATTGATGCTTCAGTGGCG TGTGTCGGCCTTTTTCTCCGCCGCCTCGATTTCAGGTGCTTTCTCCGGGTTGCTGGCATATGGAATCGTTAACATGGATGGTGTGGGAGGTCGGAGAGGATGGGAGTGGATTTTTATCTTGGAAGGTGTATTCACCGTCGCATTTGGccttgtttctttcttccttctcccaAGGTCTCCAGCTCATGCTCACTTCCTAacgaaagaagagaaggaatacGTTCATGCAGTACTAAAAGAAGATGGTGCCACCGGAAAGAGTGAAGCGGATGACAACCACAGCTGGACGGAAGTTATAAAGGCCTTCAAACTTCCACAGGTCTGGATCTTGTCTGTTACGCTATTCTTCGATG GAACGATCTTATTTGGCCTTGCATA TTTTGCCCCTTCAATCGTCCAAGGTCTCGGCTATACCGCGAATAGGGCACAACTAATGACTGTCCCTCCATTTGCTGTAGCATTCGGTC TGGCCATGGTTGGTGCATACGTATCCGATCGCTACCGATGCCGAGGCTATATTACCATGTTCGGTTCTTTGTTATGTGTCATTGGGTTTGCGATGTTTCTGG GATCTAACCGACAGAGAGTTCGATACGGCTCcttgttcttttccatcCCAGGAACATATCTGGTTGCTCCTACCCTATCTACTTGGAATGCCAATAACGCTGCCCCTTATACGCGCCGAGCCACGGCCATTGCAATCGGTTTTATTTTCACCAATTCTGGAGGTATTCTCGCTACGTGGCTCTTGGGAAATCTTTCTCCAGGACCTGCTTACAAACTTGCAACGAGAGTCCTCCTGTCGTTCTCTGCCCTTATGGTCGCCACCGCTGCTCTCAACACATGGTATTTGTGGAATgagaacaaaaagaaggcTGTTATTAGGGGGAAAATAACAAGAGATCAAGAGAAGCCTGGTCTTGGTGACAGATCTGCATGGTTTGAGTACGCACTGTAG